In Methanofollis sp., the DNA window TCGGGTGTCACCGGTTTTCCCGTGCCCGGGTGAAGAGGTGGGGCGAGAGGCGTCGGCAGGTCGGCCTGGATGTTGTACCAGGCCTTCGGGATGGCGTCCTCGTCCAGGAGGATCTTCGTCTGCATGAAAGGACGTGTACCATGAACATAGATATACATTGTGGAACAAAATAATACATCGTAGATTGCAGACGCCAGGCGCGATCCGGTATTATAGAGCAGGACGATTCATGATGATGGAGATGGACGGCATTGCAGGGGCCCTGATCCTCGGCCTCGTCATCGGTCTTTCAGGCGCCCTTGCGCCGGGACCGACCCTGGTGGCGACGATCAGGGGGGCGCTCGCGGAGGGGTGGGCGGCAGGGCCAAAGGTCGCGGCCGGGCACGCCGCCCTGGAGACGGCGGTCTTCCTCGCCGTCGTCGCAGGCCTCGGTGTTGCAGCCGGGTCTGTCGGTCCCGCGGTCGCCCTTCTCGGCGGTGCGGCGCTCGTTGTCTTCGGCGGGATGACGATCAGGGAGAGCAGGACCGCGGTGCTGGAGGCCGCTCCTGCCGGGACGGCCGGGAACCCGTACGTCGCCGGGGCCGTAACGAGCGCCGCAAACCCCTATTTCTGGATCTGGTGGCTCACCATCGGGGCCGGCCTCCTCCTTGACGGCCTGGCCGGGGGTCTGGCCGTCGCCGGCGCCTTCATGCTCGGCCACTGGGCCGCGGACTTCGGGTGGTTCGGCCTCGTCGCCGCGGCCACGGCAGGGGGACGGAGAGTCATGAGCGTCGGGCAGTACCGCCTCGTCCTCGGCGCATGCGGCCTCTTCCTCATCCTCTTCGGGGCGGCGTACCTCTGGCGGGCCTTCGCCTGAGGATCACCGCTCGGCCGCGGACCGTGCCGCGGCATCGTCGTACACGCGGGCCTTCCCCCGCACCTCGCCCTTCTTTGCCCGCGGGCTGAGACGGTCGAGCACGACAGAGGCCGGGGCGGCCCCGGAGACGAGGGCGAGCGCGTCGACGATCTCGGCCCGCGACGGGATGGGGCCGGTAAACCGCGCCGTAAAATCGATCTCTGTTCGCCGCCTCTCCTCGTCCCTCTCGTACCGGGAAAAGTCGATGTCCATGCCTCAGCATGCAGGGGGAAAAGGGTTGAAGGTTTGGGAGATATTTCGGGACCTACCCTTCCCCCTCACTCTGCAAGATCCTTTCCTGCCCCAAACGCCCGTCTCATCAACTCTTCGCTCTCCTGCACCTCGCCGGCCGCGAGAAGGCCCGGGGCGATGATGATCTCGGTCACCTTGAGGCCGAAGAAGGTCATCGTGATCTCGAAGTGCGTCGCCATGCCCTCGAACATCGCCGGGTTGGCGTCGCCCTGCGGGAAGATGAGGACGACCTTCTTCCCCGGCGGAAGCCGCGAGGTGAAGTCCGGGTTCACGAGAGCATACCAGCGGTCGATGAAACTCTTGGTGTTCCCTGTCATCTGTCCGAAATAGACCGGGCTCCCGATCACAAGCCCGTCGGCCGAGATCAGATCCTCGTAGACAGGATACATATCGTCCTTCAACCGGCAGACATTCGTCCCCTTGCAGTAGCCGCAACCCTGGCAGTCCTGGAAGACCATGTCGTTCAGGTAGATGACGGCGGTCTCTGCCCCGGCCGCATGGGCGCCGATGAGCGCTTGCTTGACGAGAATGTCGGTGTTGCCCCCTTTGCGGGGGCTTCCCACAATACCGATGACTTTCATGCCCCTTCGATCCCCCATCAGGGGGCAGGGATATATAACGTGATCCCCGGCATCAGGGCCTGAGAAGGGTGGCCGCCCGCGCAATCCCCTTCAGGCCGCACTGCAGAAAGATGATGCCAAGGACGGCCTCGACAAGAGTCCCTTTCACATGCCCGACATTCCCCTTCGGCACAGGCGGGTCGAGGTGGATCCTGTGCTCGTACAGCCCCCACCGATCGCAGAGGCGGGCCATGTTCGCGTTGCTCTCGTACGCCTTCCGCCTCTCGGGGAGAGTCCCTGCATCCACGACCCTGGGGCTCCATATCTCGGGGAGCACCCCGATCTTCAGGGCGGCGTCGCCGATCCAGGCGAGCGCCTCCGCGGCCTCGGGGAGGCGGGCCATCTCCGCGAGTTCCTTTCCGGAGAGGATGCAGCCACCGTCGCCGAAGTGTACGAGGATCTCAGAGAAGAGATTCCGCGTGCTCGGCATGAAGAAGGCGAGGAGGAGCATCTCCTCGCTGGCGATCTGATACCCGAGATCGGCCTCGATACCGGCCCCTGACCCTGCCCCGGATCGCGGCGATCTTTCCCGGTATTCTGTCAATCGAGGAGAGCCAGTGCCCCATCATCCTGATCTCGCGGGCATTTCCCTGCGGGAGAAGGGCACGCCTGGCGGCGATACCGTCACGCAGGGCCCCGAGATTCTGTTCTATCCCTATCTCGTGCCAGGTGAGTGTGCGGTGCATCTCCTCCTCCCCGAACCGGAAACATCAAAAATAATATATATTATATCCAGCATGGAGGTGTGCCTCAGGGAGGACGGGACGGCCTGCCGCGGTGCGGCGAGTCCACCGACTGAAACGGCTGAAAGTCGGACGGGCGACAGAGACACCGCACCAAGGGGCCGAACAGATGCCACCGGAAGATAAGAACCAGAACGGCCAGCCGCTGGCATGTACGGCAACATGGCCGGGGGCTCCAGAAAAGCCGCCACTGGTGCCGGCTTATCTTCAGGGCACGATGCCGTGAAGGCCCGGTTTTGCAGTCGAAACGGCTGAAGATGCAGGACAGAAAGGCGAGGCACGGGGCCGAACAGGGTTCCGCATACACCCTCTGGGGCACGTTTTTCAGGATATACCATCCTTTTTCTGTCCCGCAGAAGGGGGAGAACGATCTACTCGTCTCTCCGGCCATGGCAGGGACCGTCCGCCTCCCCTGACACCCGCGTGGCGCCGTGCCTCCGGCGGTACAGGACAAGGAGGGCGTCGGCTGCAGCGTCCTCCAGGCCCCAGGGAATCTGTCCTCGCTCCCCTGCCTGCCGCAGGAGTTCGGCGCGGAGGGCCGTTTCGTCCGAGATCCCGAGGGCTGCGACGCCGTCCAGCATCCCCTCCAGGCCAAAAACGATGAACCGCCTGTTCCCCACTCTCACCTCAGAGATGAGGGCGGGGTCGGCGGTGCTGCAGGAAACAGGCCGGGTGTCTTTCCCTGTCACAGCCCGAGCCCCTTCCTTTTCTCCTCGATATGGCCGAGGATACCGTCCGCAGCCGCCGCAGCGTCAGGTTCGAGCCTGAGGACGCCGCCGGTGATCCCCTGCAGGTCGGTGGTGAGGAGTTTCACCAGGCGCGGGGCGCCGGTCACCGTCGGCACCGGGTTCACATAGGTGTACAGGCCGAAGGCGAGAGCAAAGATCGCGTCGATCGTCGCCTTCTGCTCCATATATTCAGGGGCGACCGCCGCGACCGGGAGGTCGGCGACAGGCACGCCGCCGAGGGCCGCACCGACGGCGCCGACGAGGTCCGCGAGGCGTCCCGTGTCCGTGCAGGTCCCGAAGGAGAGGACAGGCGGCACGCCGAGAGCTTTGCAGACCTTCTTGAGGCCTGGCCCGGCCTTTGCCGCGGCTTCGGGGGTGCAGAGGCCGGCAACCTGCATCGCCGCGTTCCCGCAGCCCATCGAGAGTACAAGGATGTCACGCCCGATCAACTCCTCGGCCACCGCGACCGAGTGGACGTCCTGCCCTGAGTCCCTGAGAGTCGTGCAGGAGACGAGGCCCGCGACGCCCCGGATCGAGCCGTCCTTGATCGCGTCCAGGAGGGGAACAAGGCTCCCTCCAAGGGCCGCGACGATGCTCTCTGGCGAGAAACCGACGACCGCCTGGCCGACATGGAGGCCGCGGACAGGTTCGACCTTCCTGTGCCTCTGCCGAAAATTCTCGATCCCCATCTGGAGGAGGGACGCCGCCTGGGCCCGCGCCTGTGCCGGGTCATAGTCCATCCGGTCGACGACACCCTCGAAGGCAACAAGTTCTGAGACCGGAACGATCCTGAAACCGAACCTCTCCGCATAGACAGGATCGAGGGGCAGGGAACAATTCATGTCAGCCACAAAGACGTCCACCGCCCCTGTGGCCAGCACCACCTCCTGCATGATCCAGTTCCCTGTATAGCCCCAGAAGACGTCGTCCATCTCCAGGCGCTGGACCATCTCCTGCCCGGTCTCGATATTCGCGATCACCCTGATACCCTTTGCCCCGGCCTCGTGCGCCCGTTCCTGCCACGTGGGGTCTCGGGCAAGGTCCACGAGGGCGAAGCCCAGGAAGGGTTCGTGGCCGTTCGGGAGGATGTTCACATAGTCGGGGTCAAGGACGCCGAGGTCCACCCGCATCCAGTGGGGCGACGGCGTGCCGAAGAGGGCGTCCTGCAAGGACTCGAGGACGAGCTGGCTCTGGTAGGCCATCGCCACGGAAAGACGCATCGCCTTCTTCGCAAGGCTCACATAGTCGCCGTCCACATTCGTGAGGGAGGAACTCGTCGCGACCATCATCTCGCCATAGACCCCGCCAGGGAAGATGCCGATATCCTTCCAGACCCGGACCCGATCTGCCGGCGCAAGGAGTTCGACGATCCGGCTCGGCTCGTCAGACCTGCGGTGGAAGTCGTCCTGAACAAAAGTACAGAGGGCGAGGGCCAGTCGGTCGATCGGCATGCCTGTGTCAAGGCCGAGCCTCGCGGCAAAAACCTTCAGTTTTTCCGGGTCTTTCACCCGGAAAGGCGTCCTGCCAAGGGCAGTCTCCCGCAAGGTCTTCACCGTCTGCTC includes these proteins:
- a CDS encoding LysE family transporter, with translation MMMEMDGIAGALILGLVIGLSGALAPGPTLVATIRGALAEGWAAGPKVAAGHAALETAVFLAVVAGLGVAAGSVGPAVALLGGAALVVFGGMTIRESRTAVLEAAPAGTAGNPYVAGAVTSAANPYFWIWWLTIGAGLLLDGLAGGLAVAGAFMLGHWAADFGWFGLVAAATAGGRRVMSVGQYRLVLGACGLFLILFGAAYLWRAFA
- a CDS encoding flavodoxin family protein, with product MKVIGIVGSPRKGGNTDILVKQALIGAHAAGAETAVIYLNDMVFQDCQGCGYCKGTNVCRLKDDMYPVYEDLISADGLVIGSPVYFGQMTGNTKSFIDRWYALVNPDFTSRLPPGKKVVLIFPQGDANPAMFEGMATHFEITMTFFGLKVTEIIIAPGLLAAGEVQESEELMRRAFGAGKDLAE
- a CDS encoding ribonuclease III domain-containing protein, yielding MTEYRERSPRSGAGSGAGIEADLGYQIASEEMLLLAFFMPSTRNLFSEILVHFGDGGCILSGKELAEMARLPEAAEALAWIGDAALKIGVLPEIWSPRVVDAGTLPERRKAYESNANMARLCDRWGLYEHRIHLDPPVPKGNVGHVKGTLVEAVLGIIFLQCGLKGIARAATLLRP
- the cooS gene encoding anaerobic carbon-monoxide dehydrogenase catalytic subunit, whose protein sequence is MTTTGLFPLLEMGGWRRQTRPPPEGTQLDEKRISYHPSVRTVYKKLHDMGLSNVWDRYEAQGIGGDPDNRCRFCMGGVRCDFCSNGPCRADAAADKRGVCGISADGMAMRMMLLRNVMGASTYHYHCEQTVKTLRETALGRTPFRVKDPEKLKVFAARLGLDTGMPIDRLALALCTFVQDDFHRRSDEPSRIVELLAPADRVRVWKDIGIFPGGVYGEMMVATSSSLTNVDGDYVSLAKKAMRLSVAMAYQSQLVLESLQDALFGTPSPHWMRVDLGVLDPDYVNILPNGHEPFLGFALVDLARDPTWQERAHEAGAKGIRVIANIETGQEMVQRLEMDDVFWGYTGNWIMQEVVLATGAVDVFVADMNCSLPLDPVYAERFGFRIVPVSELVAFEGVVDRMDYDPAQARAQAASLLQMGIENFRQRHRKVEPVRGLHVGQAVVGFSPESIVAALGGSLVPLLDAIKDGSIRGVAGLVSCTTLRDSGQDVHSVAVAEELIGRDILVLSMGCGNAAMQVAGLCTPEAAAKAGPGLKKVCKALGVPPVLSFGTCTDTGRLADLVGAVGAALGGVPVADLPVAAVAPEYMEQKATIDAIFALAFGLYTYVNPVPTVTGAPRLVKLLTTDLQGITGGVLRLEPDAAAAADGILGHIEEKRKGLGL